A stretch of Acidovorax sp. RAC01 DNA encodes these proteins:
- a CDS encoding sensor domain-containing diguanylate cyclase → MFELAPVSLWLEDYSALRQLFDRWRTEGVTDLRAHLAADPARLSECSASLRILRVNRRTLELFAAPSQDALVANLDKVFRDDMHDAVVHELQALWSGQLEFSNQSANYALDGRRLDVHIRARILPGHENSWDRVLVSLEDITGQVRAGQQLRRSEQHARDLFEHSPVSLWVEDFSAVKTLLDGARAQGIDDFKTFITVHPEFVNRCMSEIRVIDVNQQTLRMFGARSKDELLNNIGRVFRGEMHESFAEQLLDLWEGKTFQQREVVNYALSGDPIHIHMQFSIPADHLADWSLVLLSLVDITARKKAEAYLEYLGKHDVLTQLRNRAFYVEELNRITRKGPWPLTVIAIDLNGLKAVNDDRGHAAGDALLRRVGEVLGKAVDSPACAARIGGDEFCVLLPGTDERGAHALQERILSMLELNNQFYPGQPISLAMGVASCASGDLVEATIHRADKAMYAEKERYYQDRGIDRRSAG, encoded by the coding sequence ATGTTCGAGCTGGCGCCGGTTTCGCTGTGGCTGGAAGATTACAGCGCGCTCAGGCAGCTGTTTGACCGCTGGCGCACGGAAGGCGTGACCGACCTTCGTGCCCATCTGGCCGCCGACCCGGCGCGGCTCAGTGAATGCAGCGCTTCGCTCCGGATCCTGCGAGTGAACCGTCGGACGCTTGAACTGTTTGCGGCGCCTTCCCAGGATGCGCTGGTCGCCAACCTTGACAAGGTATTCCGTGACGACATGCACGACGCCGTGGTGCATGAGCTGCAGGCGCTGTGGTCGGGGCAGCTGGAGTTCTCCAACCAGAGTGCCAACTACGCCCTCGATGGCCGCAGGCTGGACGTGCACATCCGTGCCCGCATTCTTCCCGGGCACGAAAATTCGTGGGATCGCGTGCTGGTATCCCTGGAGGACATCACGGGCCAGGTACGTGCCGGGCAGCAGCTTCGGCGCAGTGAACAGCATGCGCGAGACCTGTTCGAGCATTCCCCGGTTTCGCTCTGGGTGGAGGACTTCAGTGCCGTGAAAACACTGCTCGACGGTGCACGCGCGCAGGGCATCGACGATTTCAAGACTTTCATCACCGTTCACCCCGAGTTTGTGAACCGCTGCATGAGTGAGATCAGGGTGATCGACGTGAACCAGCAGACGCTGCGGATGTTTGGCGCACGCAGCAAGGACGAGCTGCTCAACAACATCGGCAGGGTGTTTCGCGGAGAAATGCACGAGTCCTTTGCAGAGCAACTGCTCGACTTGTGGGAGGGCAAGACCTTTCAGCAGCGGGAGGTCGTCAACTACGCGCTGTCGGGAGACCCCATTCACATCCACATGCAGTTCTCGATACCGGCGGACCATCTTGCCGACTGGAGCCTGGTTCTGCTGTCGCTGGTGGACATCACGGCCCGCAAGAAGGCAGAAGCGTATCTGGAGTACCTGGGCAAGCACGATGTGCTGACCCAGTTGCGCAACCGGGCGTTCTATGTGGAGGAACTCAACCGCATCACGCGCAAGGGACCGTGGCCGCTGACGGTGATTGCCATCGACCTCAATGGCCTGAAAGCCGTGAACGACGACCGGGGGCACGCCGCGGGCGATGCGCTGCTGCGCCGGGTGGGTGAAGTGCTGGGCAAGGCGGTGGATTCGCCCGCCTGCGCAGCGCGCATTGGCGGAGACGAGTTCTGTGTGTTGCTGCCAGGTACGGACGAGCGTGGTGCGCATGCGCTGCAGGAGCGCATCTTGTCTATGCTGGAGCTGAACAACCAGTTCTACCCGGGGCAGCCTATCAGCCTGGCAATGGGCGTGGCGTCCTGTGCGTCTGGTGATCTGGTGGAAGCCACGATCCACCGCGCGGACAAGGCCATGTATGCCGAAAAGGAGCGCTATTACCAGGACAGGGGCATCGACCGCCGTAGCGCTGGTTGA
- a CDS encoding DEAD/DEAH box helicase, with translation MTDTSLVQGEFAPANISLAADVSVQSPLDSVAAVAAEEVTAEPNGFIELGLAPELVQAVADLGYTQPTSVQLKAIPLAMGGGNDSTKFIDLMVSSQTGSGKTAAFLLPVLHTLIKQQAEAEAEERAAFERAVAEAAARGEPAPKRAKRKDPTSSRNFKAATPGALILCPTRELAQQVAHDAIDLVKHCRGLRVANVVGGMPYQLQIAKLQNADLVVATPGRLLDLQRSMQIKLDKVQFLVVDEADRMLDLGFSDDLAELNQLTSQRKQTMMFSATFAPRIQQLAMRVMHDGGSSVQKVTIDSPQEKHANIKQMLYWADNAQHKRKLLDHWLRDTTINQAIVFASTQVECDGLANDLQQEGFSAVALHGALSQGLRNRRLMALRAGQVQILVATDVAARGIDVPTITHVFNFGLPMKAEDYTHRIGRTGRAGRDGLAVTFAEFRDRRKIYDIESYSRQQFKAEVIPGMEPSQRAPQAPRGGDFGGGRGAPGRSYDNRDNASRGRFGGPARGGNGDRGGFGGGGGGFGGGFAGRDAHRGAPARAEGNGFGGGREDRGFAAPRRDGDGYGRKPGFGDAGRGGFAPRGDAGAPRGDYAPRGDFAPRKPAFAKPAGAGGGGKPFVAHDARKRPARPAR, from the coding sequence CAACGGCTTCATCGAGCTGGGCCTGGCGCCTGAACTGGTGCAAGCCGTGGCCGACCTCGGCTACACCCAGCCCACCAGCGTCCAGCTCAAGGCCATTCCCTTGGCCATGGGCGGTGGCAACGATTCCACCAAGTTCATCGACCTGATGGTGTCCAGCCAGACGGGTAGCGGCAAGACGGCTGCTTTCCTGTTGCCCGTGCTGCACACGCTGATCAAGCAGCAGGCCGAGGCCGAAGCCGAAGAGCGCGCCGCCTTCGAGCGCGCTGTGGCCGAAGCCGCGGCCCGTGGCGAACCCGCTCCCAAGCGCGCCAAGCGCAAGGACCCCACCAGCTCGCGCAACTTCAAGGCCGCCACCCCCGGCGCCCTGATCCTGTGCCCCACGCGTGAACTGGCCCAGCAGGTGGCGCATGACGCTATCGACCTGGTCAAGCACTGCCGTGGCCTGCGCGTGGCCAACGTGGTGGGCGGCATGCCTTACCAGTTGCAGATCGCCAAGCTGCAAAACGCAGATCTGGTCGTTGCAACGCCTGGCCGTCTGCTGGACCTGCAGCGCTCGATGCAGATCAAGCTCGACAAGGTGCAGTTCCTGGTGGTTGATGAAGCCGACCGCATGCTGGACCTGGGCTTCTCGGACGACCTGGCCGAACTGAACCAGCTGACCTCGCAGCGCAAGCAGACCATGATGTTCAGCGCCACGTTTGCGCCGCGCATCCAGCAGCTGGCCATGCGCGTGATGCACGACGGTGGTTCTTCTGTGCAAAAGGTCACCATCGACTCGCCGCAAGAAAAGCACGCCAACATCAAGCAGATGCTGTACTGGGCCGACAATGCCCAGCACAAGCGCAAGCTGCTGGACCACTGGCTGCGTGACACCACCATCAACCAGGCTATCGTCTTTGCCAGCACGCAAGTCGAATGCGACGGCCTGGCCAATGACCTGCAGCAGGAAGGCTTCTCGGCCGTAGCCCTGCATGGCGCCCTGAGCCAGGGTCTGCGCAACCGCCGATTGATGGCACTGCGTGCTGGCCAGGTGCAGATCCTGGTGGCTACCGATGTGGCTGCCCGCGGTATCGACGTGCCCACGATCACCCACGTGTTCAACTTTGGCCTGCCCATGAAGGCCGAGGACTACACCCACCGCATTGGCCGTACTGGCCGTGCGGGCCGCGACGGCCTGGCCGTCACGTTTGCCGAGTTCCGCGACCGCCGCAAGATCTACGACATTGAGTCGTACAGCCGCCAGCAGTTCAAGGCCGAAGTGATCCCGGGCATGGAGCCCTCGCAACGTGCTCCGCAAGCTCCGCGCGGTGGTGATTTCGGCGGTGGCCGTGGTGCCCCTGGCCGTTCTTACGACAACCGTGACAACGCATCGCGTGGCCGTTTCGGTGGCCCTGCACGTGGTGGCAATGGTGATCGCGGCGGCTTCGGTGGTGGCGGTGGTGGTTTCGGCGGCGGCTTTGCGGGGCGCGACGCTCACCGCGGCGCCCCTGCACGTGCCGAAGGCAACGGTTTTGGCGGTGGTCGTGAAGACCGCGGCTTTGCAGCCCCGCGCCGTGACGGCGACGGCTACGGCCGCAAGCCGGGTTTTGGCGACGCAGGCCGCGGTGGTTTTGCCCCGCGTGGCGATGCCGGTGCGCCCCGTGGAGACTATGCTCCTCGCGGCGACTTCGCACCGCGCAAGCCGGCGTTTGCCAAGCCTGCAGGTGCTGGCGGTGGTGGCAAGCCTTTTGTGGCCCATGACGCTCGCAAGCGTCCAGCACGTCCAGCACGCTGA